One Denticeps clupeoides chromosome 3, fDenClu1.1, whole genome shotgun sequence DNA window includes the following coding sequences:
- the mlana gene encoding melanoma antigen recognized by T-cells 1 — MGGYNRGSGEFSVRFASRGGGYVRAEEAAGIALLVVILAALLILGCWYFKRRSGYRMIRSPRGGRQSWTAATRSGQYSDGGNGAESKVALSEFSNLNPAIPNAPPAYEKIASGPLPPPYSP; from the exons ATGG GTGGGTACAACAGGGGCAGCGGCGAGTTCAGCGTCCGCTTCGCCAGCAGAGGAGGCGGATACGTGCGGGCAGAAGA GGCAGCGGGCATTGCCTTGCTGGTGGTCATCCTGGCTGCCCTGCTCATCCTGGGGTGCTGGTACTTCAAGAGGAGAAGTGGATACAGGATGATCCGG AGCCCCCGGGGAGGCCGTCAGTCCTGGACTGCTGCTACCAGATCTGGTCAGTACAGTGACGGAGGAAATGGAGCAGAGAGTAAAGTTGCACTGAGCGAGTTCAGCAACCTGAATCCTGCG atTCCTAATGCCCCACCCGCATATGAGAAGATTGCCTCTGGCCCTTTACCTCCACCTTACTCACCTTGA
- the brd10 gene encoding uncharacterized protein KIAA2026 — MKVQSGMSGTETCSLPDAPVSSVVVCKDVAESRDGNTRLLLHSCDPSFDLSNGISSVAEGKHRRNPDYLDVRDDQTEISEDSLSLPDVCSPHAASEDEDLNYEVQQAFKIFHSFLLEKHKAITAPFWLPIGPEETSMLEPPHQGMSLKRIDEKFVKREYESITDFVADFRLLLENCYRHHGVDHWISKQAQKLEIILEQKLTLLSRTLRDKTTLAVTSKGRFGTEDEKVPVGSSMRRRSVPRSLATITVGGSESLMVQALRLEERQRAKEEKRQRELEKKEAEEASAKEVVEWDHDLLSQAAPWPVETLWELPAIGHFLCLAQNALNLPEIVFFELERCLLMPRCSTFLAKIMTSLLCQPHRRATLHRRPALSYRCWEAELRRKVVGWYQAVGRAEDQAACAEQLGLCNQFFWTLGESSPLEEAAFHLLPFNQRVWLLKGLCDNVYETHKDVQDAVLGQPIHECRESILGYDIRENAYIHFPHFCGADLRIYCQSPCTAVDFPLPPIRVQRLEKGAIVQGFIRPKEEVHSVKTKEEAFEMEKLMEEADRDCLKEDSGDGNLYCCDRKTDGEATDFQSEDEREAFLFHCSESCSPEAVKEEPAAIESRDPLSKEGCSSDGALHFRVGESCYRGKSPANSANSSLKPGEGPTTAGEDPCPECRDNTEAAEEQRSCCCTKAQGASPPSGYTSHTNSAERQADKVCTKKKKRKKKKVKELSVKKGRRKKAVSTRIGQVRVAKSTVRKAATTIKKKDKRKKQKLGKKIEFKKTTSKKEKDAPKAPIEPSFKLVCTSLEELRDLINKTEDEMDELESTKKKSGRWYYKREAVKELHMTLIRLLNELSPWEPKLVKAFQRNRARLKKDYDDFKKHPDYCKFVREKRLEEEVEAVKGLPEATDLSPETEEANKSELDEMGNSSQLGTEPFPSSSVFGQDIDNVNEHRPFTRSSKRQLSGVTDEDLCHNKRAKVSIMDPLSTEYLAEEVARESSPAVQILQSSGETSTSFTTAANSHKSYTPIQALLAKSVGNKVTLIKHNPAAVTEANQPIQSKSSSEPLSSSNTLSVNTAPPTVHNTSTPAQVQVVYKLPGDLGVNRKDNSPLNFSVQPVVDTKAVETRMQQVIFLPPNLLVQRSDGKEPQHPGVFPLPASKTLVPPNDCSGFTVAEHKIPIQQVAPLEDQCLIQTPSPTVSSSLCATSVPPYKGVESQKVTTADSNKCPSTNPPDTKQELKTVCIRDSQSILVTTRGGNTGVVKVQTSDQSTVNSLPASPVFTLSPKFKAILVSKSSPSFASSQPAVTTTAQSQPTAVPLFSRPSPLTCVNQVLPSGVDTVNAKKSTSTYDTVSVLNKIHSSVAGSQTVPTQSIGTVNSPLSQGGVGVLLAGIPNIPPPIPSNTVQKRSQTDLGVPDQSPFQKIFLVTPPANVSVCGMSKGPMDSALSGSKLMLINQTTASSCSAVAVPKQPLFTHASTSTVVESGSLNQVQSIMPRPPTTEAALPLKNSIPVTVSGLLTTNTGGLICPIRSRSLVTNSVRQYLPVQSIKGPEGIPSTVKTLQFSALSTGSFAGSTLLTAAQLQSVPMSASTTVSSFSCKKTDQAASSILSTVIPSVGGVISKDQSLVKGLSPNSPCFPSPVVTSSAAMPVMAPPGTFRPLTLSSNIPSQHANLPHPHKTVVTPTVRPPADCSSASTVQQKIVINTSAPLAPGTQILINNACFVVPAQGLAPGSHVLVIPRPVASPGDATALPRLPGIPVPSPVPQSSQGPRMTTPGKQPQLGALKAPLPFTVKVQQSCTSVLTPVPCQGTLKEHLPTSSSSALAAASQLACSSVSTSQHTEPTAMRFSSALIPEGKAITVPPVPMLDSYPKPTATSSAQAQGASQFTVNQTLLHAGFPLSQTQLTSVLPPVGPVVSQKKALSVVTTVAASSVCSRLLTLPVATVPPTGSTFSNRPTNPNTAAAPPSNTVIMEMCPPIRTMPVVLTNPPLNLGKTTLHSSTPGALPSSSPKKLLLSPDGAVLNVVRGPVVAALPTLAAQMGLSSSDQGVVPSAQTSQGELNC, encoded by the exons ATGAAGGTGCAAAGTGGCATGAGCGGGACTGAAACCTGCAGCTTGCCTGATGCTCCGGTCAGCAGCGTGGTCGTCTGCAAAGACGTGGCCGAGAGCAGAGATGGCAACACGCGGCTCCTTTTGCACAGTTGTGATCCATCATTTGATCTCAGCAACGGGATCTCATCTGTAGCGGAAGGGAAACATCGCAGGAACCCAGATTACTTGGATGTGAGAGATGATCAGACAGAAATTTCGGAGGACAGCCTGTCTCTGCCGGACGTTTGTTCGCCACACGCTGCCAGCGAGGATGAGGATTTAAATTATGAGGTGCAGCAAGCCTTCAAAATATTCCACAGCTTTCTTTTGGAAAAGCACAAGGCCATCACTGCACCTTTTTGGCTTCCCATCGGCCCTGAGGAGACCAGCATGTTAGAGCCACCACATCAAGGAATGAGCTTAAAAAGAATTGATGAGAAGTTTGTGAAGCGGGAATATGAAAGCATCACTGACTTTGTGGCTGACTTCAGACTGCTGCTGGAGAACTGCTACAGGCACCATGGGGTCGACCACTGGATCTCCAAACAGGCACAAAAGCTGGAGATCATCCTTGAACAGAAGCTGACCCTGTTGTCAAG GACCCTGCGGGACAAAACTACCCTAGCTGTGACCTCCAAGGGCCGTTTTGGCACTGAGGATGAGAAGGTGCCTGTTGGCTCCTCCATGAGGCGTAGGTCGGTGCCACGCAGCCTGGCCACCATTACAGTTGGTGGCAGTGAGTCCTTAATGGTGCAGGCCCTCAGGCTGGAGGAGCGGCAAAGAGCCAAGGAAGAGAAGAG GCAACGAGAGCTGGAAAAGAAAGAAGCAGAGGAGGCATCGGCTAAAGAGGTGGTGGAGTGGGACCATGACCTGCTTTCACAGGCAGCACCGTGGCCTGTGGAGACCCTGTGGGAGCTTCCGGCCATTGGGCACTTCCTGTGCCTGGCCCAGAATGCACTTAACCTCCCAGAGATAGTTTTCTTTGAGCTGGAGAGGTGCCTGCTGATGCCTCGCTGTAGCACTTTCTTGGCCAAGATCATGACATCCCTGCTGTGCCAGCCTCACAGAAGGGCCACACTTCACCGCCGCCCTGCTCTGTCCTACCGATGTTGGGAGGCAGAGTTGCGGCGAAAAGTTGTGGGCTGGTATCAGGCCGTTGGCAGGGCAGAGGACCAGGCTGCCTGCGCAGAACAGCTAGGGCTTTGTAATCAGTTCTTTTGGACTCTGGGTGAATCAAGTCCCTTAGAAGAGGCCGCTTTCCACCTGCTGCCCTTCAACCAACGTGTCTGGCTGCTCAAGGGCCTCTGTGACAACGTGTACGAAACCCATAAGGACGTGCAGGACGCTGTGCTGGGCCAGCCCATCCACGAATGTCGCGAGTCCATACTGGGCTATGACATCCGAGAGAACGCCTACATCCACTTCCCGCACTTCTGCGGCGCCGACCTGCGCATCTACTGCCAGAGTCCTTGCACAGCCGTGGACTTTCCTCTGCCCCCCATCCGGGTGCAGAGACTGGAGAAGGGCGCCATTGTTCAAGGGTTCATTAGGCCCAAAGAAGAGGTGCATTCCGTCAAAACCAAGGAGGAAGCTTTTGAAATGGAAAAACTGATGGAGGAGGCAGACCGAGATTGTCTGAAGGAGGACAGTGGGGATGGAAACCTGTACTGttgtgacagaaaaacagacggGGAGGCCACAGACTTTCAAAGCGAGGATGAACGTGAGGCCTTCCTGTTTCATTGTTCCGAGTCTTGCAGTCCTGAGGCCGTGAAGGAGGAACCGGCAGCAATCGAGAGCAGAGATCCCTTAAGCAAGGAGGGCTGCTCGTCGGATGGCGCACTGCACTTCCGTGTCGGAGAAAGCTGCTACAGGGGAAAGTCGCCTGCTAACTCTGCTAACTCTTCATTGAAACCTGGAGAGGGACCCACAACAGCAGGGGAGGATCCTTGCCCAGAGTGCCGCGATAATACGGAGGCAGCAGAGGAGCAGAGGTCCTGTTGTTGCACAAAAGCCCAAGGCGCCTCTCCACCCTCCGGGTACACCAGTCACACCAACTCGGCAGAGAGACAGGCGGACAAAGTATGcaccaagaaaaagaaaagaaagaaaaagaaagtgaaagagtTGAGTGTGAAAAAAGGGCGGAGGAAAAAAGCTGTGTCAACAAGAATTGGTCAAGTCAGAGTAGCCAAAAGCACAGTTCGCAAGGCCGCGACGACCATcaagaaaaaggacaaaaggaaaAAGCAAAAGTTGG GAAAAAAGATcgaatttaaaaaaacaacctcaAAGAAGGAAAAAGATGCTCCCAAAGCCCCAATTGAACCATCTTTTAAG CTGGTGTGCACCAGTTTGGAGGAGCTGAGAGACCTCATCAATAAAACTGAAGATGAGATGGATGAACTAGAGAGCACAAAGAAGAAATCT GGAAGGTGGTATTATAAGAGAGAAGCAGTGAAGGAGCTGCACATGACCCTCATCAGACTGCTCAATGAACTGTCTCCATGGGAACCTAAGCTTGTCAAAGCATTTCAGAGGAACCG ggccAGGCTGAAGAAAGATTATGATGATTTCAAAAAGCACCCAGACTATTGTAAATTTGTCAGAGAGAAAAGgctggaggaggaagtggaagCAGTCAAAGGGCTCCCTGAAGCCACTGACCTTTCACCTGAAACCGAGGAGGCTAACAAATCTGAGCTAGATGAAATGG GTAATTCTTCACAGTTGGGGACCGAGCCATTTCCAAGCAGTTCAGTTTTTGGACAGGACATTGATAATGTCAACGAACACAGACCATTCACCAGGAGCTCAAAGCGTCAATTGAGTGGCGTCACAGACGAGGACCTTTGTCATAACAAAAGGGCCAAGGTGAGCATTATGGACCCTCTGTCCACTGAATACTTGGCAGAGGAAGTGGCAAGAGAATCAAGTCCAGCAGTACAAATTCTGCAGTCCTCGGGTGAAACTTCAACCAGCTTCACAACAGCTGCTAATTCACACAAGAGCTACACACCCATCCAGGCACTGCTTGCTAAAAGTGTTGGCAACAAAGTGACCTTAATAAAACACAATCCAGCAGCTGTGACTGAAGCCAATCAGCCAATTCAAAGCAAGAGCTCTTCAGAACCCCTATCCAGTTCGAACACTCTGTCAGTGAATACAGCGCCCCCTACTGTGCACAACACATCTACTCCAGCACAGGTGCAGGTTGTCTACAAGCTACCAGGAGACCTGGGCGTCAACAGAAAAGATAACAGCCCATTGAACTTTTCAGTGCAGCCAGTTGTAGACACAAAAGCAGTGGAAACAAGAATGCAGCAGGTGATTTTCCTGCCCCCGAATTTGCTTGTCCAAAGATCAGATGGAAAAGAACCTCAGCATCCCGGAGTGTTCCCTCTTCCTGCTTCCAAAACATTGGTTCCCCCAAATGATTGCTCTGGATTCACTGTGGCTGAACACAAGATTCCTATTCAACAGGTAGCACCTTTAGAAGATCAGTGTTTGATACAAACACCCTCACCAACAGTCTCCTCCAGTTTGTGTGCAACATCTGTTCCACCCTATAAAGGTGTTGAGTCTCAAAAAGTGACAACTGCTGATTCTAATAAGTGTCCAAGCACTAACCCTCCCGATACCAAACAGGAGCTTAAAACTGTGTGCATCAGAGATTCACAGTCCATTCTTGTCACTACTAGAGGGGGGAACACTGGTGTTGTCAAGGTGCAGACCTCAGACCAGAGCACAGTGAACTCGTTGCCAGCAAGTCCTGTCTTTACCCTTTCTCCAAAGTTTAAAGCCATTTTGGTCTCTAAGTCTTCTCCATCTTTTGCGTCCTCTCAACCTGCAGTAACAACTACAGCCCAATCTCAACCTACTGCTGTTCCGCTGTTTAGTAGGCCCTCTCCGCTCACATGTGTCAACCAGGTATTACCTTCTGGTGTTGATACGGTAAATGCTAAAAAGTCAACAAGCACTTATGACACAGTCTCGGTCTTAAATAAGATTCACAGCTCTGTTGCTGGCAGTCAGACTGTACCTACACAGTCCATAGGTACTGTCAACTCACCATTGTCACAGGGAGGCGTGGGTGTGCTGCTAGCCGGTATTCCAAATATACCACCACCAATCCCATCCAACACTGTTCAGAAGAGGTCCCAAACAGACCTGGGTGTCCCAGACCAGTCTCCTTTCCAGAAGATTTTCTTGGTCACCCCTCCAGCAAATGTCTCAGTTTGTGGGATGTCAAAGGGCCCGATGGATTCTGCTCTCTCAGGGTCCAAACTTATGCTCATCAATCAAACGACAGCTTCCTCTTGCTCTGCCGTTGCTGTTCCAAAGCAACCTTTGTTCACCCATGCCAGCACTTCTACAGTAGTTGAATCTGGTTCCCTCAACCAAGTCCAAAGCATCATGCCAAGACCACCAACAACAGAGGCTGCACTTCCTCTAAAGAACAGTATACCTGTTACTGTTTCTGGTTTACTCACGACAAATACAGGTGGTCTCATTTGTCCCATCAGAAGCCGAAGTCTGGTTACGAACAGTGTCCGTCAGTACCTACCGGTTCAGTCAATTAAAGGCCCCGAAGGAATTCCTAGTACAGTCAAAACATTACAGTTTTCAGCTCTGAGCACAGGATCTTTTGCTGGTTCAACTCTGCTAACGGCAGCACAACTACAGAGTGTCCCCATGTCTGCCTCCACAACTGTTTCAAGTTTTTCCTGCAAAAAAACTGACCAGGCAGCAAGTTCCATCCTGTCCACTGTTATTCCATCTGTAGGAGGTGTAATTAGTAAAGACCAAAGTCTAGTGAAGGGTCTGTCTCCTAACAGTCCCTGTTTTCCATCCCCTGTGGTCACTAGTTCGGCTGCTATGCCAGTCATGGCACCACCAGGAACTTTTCGGCCTCTTACATTGAGCAGCAACATCCCATCGCAACATGCTAACCTTCCTCATCCTCATAAAACTGTTGTAACTCCAACAGTAAGGCCCCCTGCTGATTGTTCTTCTGCCTCAACTGTACAGCAGAAAATTGTGATCAACACCAGTGCACCACTTGCTCCTGGCACTCAGATCCTCATCAacaatgcctgctttgttgtgccTGCTCAAGGGCTGGCACCGGGGAGTCACGTTTTAGTCATCCCAAGACCTGTGGCATCTCCGGGAGATGCCACAGCACTTCCCAGGCTGCCAGGTATTCCAGTCCCTTCTCCAGTCCCTCAGAGTTCACAAGGTCCAAGAATGACCACTCCAGGAAAACAACCTCAGCTCGGTGCCCTTAAGGCTCCCCTCCCCTTCACAGTAAAAGTACAACAGTCTTGCACAAGTGTCCTGACACCTGTGCCATGCCAAGGGACTCTCAAAGAACATCTACCAACAAGTAGCTCATCAGCTTTAGCAGCGGCTTCACAACTggcatgttcttctgtctccaCGAGTCAACACACTGAGCCAACGGCAATGAGATTTTCCTCAGCCCTTATTCCTGAAGGCAAGGCTATAACCGTTCCACCTGTCCCCATGTTGGACAGCTACCCAAAACCAACCGCTACATCATCTGCTCAAGCTCAAGGAGCTTCACAGTTTACAGTAAACCAGACCCTCCTGCATGCAGGATTTCCTTTATCCCAAACCCAACTGACATCAGTGTTGCCACCTGTTGGCCCTGTGGTGTCTCAGAAGAAGGCTTTGTCAGTGGTTACCACAGTGGCAGCTAGCAGCGTATGTTCTAGACTGTTGACTTTGCCGGTTGCAACAGTGCCACCTACTGGGAGCACCTTCAGTAACAGACCAACAAATCCAAACACAGCTGCTGCCCCACCCAGTAACACTGTTATAATGGAAATGTGTCCACCCATTAGGACTATGCCTGTTGTTCTAACAAACCCACCACTGAATCTAGGCAAGACTACTTTGCACAGCTCCACCCCAGGAGCTCTACCTAGCAGTTCCCCTaagaagctgctgctgagtCCAGATGGTGCTGTTTTGAATGTGGTTAGAGGTCCTGTTGTAGCAGCACTGCCAACCTTGGCAGCACAGATGGGATTGTCCAGCTCAGATCAAGGGGTGGTACCGTCAGCACAGACAAGTCAAGGTGAACTGAATTGCTAG